One segment of Insulibacter thermoxylanivorax DNA contains the following:
- a CDS encoding cytochrome C oxidase subunit IV family protein, with product MQQASQSPAGDYVRRSRTPEGSRNHLITFVISIVLTILAFAAVMIPGLSREFVYSLLVLMAILQVLVQLGIWMHLKDRGHFWAILAMIFGGLVVVYAVVSVLFWTWYQ from the coding sequence ATGCAGCAAGCAAGCCAATCTCCTGCTGGGGATTACGTAAGACGCAGCCGAACCCCGGAAGGGTCGCGCAACCATCTCATCACCTTTGTCATCTCGATCGTACTGACCATCCTTGCCTTCGCAGCGGTGATGATTCCAGGCCTCAGCCGAGAATTCGTCTACAGCCTGCTGGTCTTGATGGCGATCCTCCAGGTGTTGGTGCAGCTGGGGATCTGGATGCACTTGAAGGATCGGGGGCACTTCTGGGCGATCTTGGCAATGATCTTTGGCGGATTGGTTGTCGTATATGCGGTCGTATCCGTTCTGTTCTGGACTTGGTATCAATGA
- a CDS encoding cytochrome (ubi)quinol oxidase subunit III → MSHVQTEDNRIESLERATLEGRNKILGFWVFLGAEVVIFGTLFAAHIALRSEVNYGVSGTEIFALPIVAIMTAILLTSSMTSVMAIQAMHRHDVKGTALWLTITVLLALGFLGLEIYEFYHYVDAYNFNIKASPFSTSFYVLVGCHGVHVAIGILWISLLIGQLFKKGLTVVTAPKIYLASLYWHFIDVVWVFIFTVVYLMGKVG, encoded by the coding sequence ATGAGTCACGTACAAACAGAGGACAACAGGATCGAAAGTTTGGAGAGGGCGACACTGGAAGGCAGGAATAAGATTCTTGGCTTCTGGGTGTTCCTCGGAGCGGAAGTTGTCATCTTCGGTACGCTGTTCGCCGCACACATCGCACTTCGCAGTGAAGTGAACTACGGTGTGTCCGGCACCGAGATCTTCGCCTTGCCGATCGTTGCCATCATGACGGCAATCCTGCTTACGAGCAGCATGACCAGCGTGATGGCGATCCAAGCGATGCATCGTCATGATGTCAAAGGCACGGCGCTGTGGTTGACGATTACGGTTTTGTTAGCACTGGGTTTCCTTGGGTTGGAGATCTACGAGTTCTACCACTACGTTGATGCCTATAACTTCAATATCAAAGCAAGTCCATTCAGTACCAGCTTCTATGTCTTGGTCGGCTGTCACGGGGTTCACGTGGCGATCGGAATCCTCTGGATCAGCTTGTTGATCGGGCAGCTCTTTAAGAAAGGCCTGACGGTCGTGACAGCGCCCAAGATCTACCTGGCAAGCTTGTACTGGCACTTCATCGACGTGGTATGGGTGTTTATCTTCACGGTTGTATATCTGATGGGGAAGGTGGGCTGA